In Salmo trutta chromosome 24, fSalTru1.1, whole genome shotgun sequence, the DNA window ggtttttggtgtatgttttatgttttctatttctatgtgggttttctagtttttctatttctatgttagttttgggaacgacctccaattagaagcagctggttgtcgttgcttctaattggaggccatatttaagtgggtttatttttttgtgggtagttgtctttcgTATAGTCCTTACGTACCTGGCAAAGGCCTTCAATACTGTTGATCACTCACTGCTAATTCAGAGGCTTTCCTCAATTGGCCTAGACCAACCTgcatgtttattttttatgtttattttacctttatttaactaggcaagtcagttaagaacaaattcttattttcaatgatagcctagggtgggttaactgccttgttcatttAACAAGTTTAAAAATTACTTGACAGAGAACTCAATGTgtatctactgatggtgttaaatcaggttttttggacataacaaaatgtgttcaACAGGGTTTGGTTCTGTACTTTGTACAGTTTATATTAACAAAAATGTAATCTGCCGATGATACTGTTGAATATGTTATTTCCCCCACGGTTGACAAGGCTCTATCTGGACTACAGTATGTCTTCATTGTTTTACAGAAAAACTTTATTGACCTGAAAGTAGTATAGAATGCAGGTAtaactaagtatatgttgttATCTAGAGCGTATACAAATAAATCTTAATGATTTATGCATATGTACTTTGGATGGTTCCCATATTGATTGTGTCCCCgcttacaaatatctgggcatctaGATAGACGACAAGTtgtcttttaaaaaaaacatatggaTTAGTTAGTTAAGAAGCTGAGAAACAAATGGGCTTCTTCTATAGAAGCAGGTCATGCCTCTTGCTAAATAGTAGAAATCAGATTGTTAGGTCCAAGGTTCTATCAGTCCTAGACTATGGCGACAACATGAacgcagctgccacttcattaaagccgttagatgcagtttatcaaaGCGGACTGATCTTTATCACGGTCGACAGGTTTAGTACTCATCAGTGCATTATCTACCAGGAAGTTGGTCGGCCTTCTTTGATTTCACGTAGGTTGATACACttctatgttttcatttataaatcccttttacAAAAACTCCCACTGTGCCAATCATCATTACTAACCTTTAGACATATGAGTTACCAATCCCGGTCTCATAGATGGCTAACTTTTGAAATTCCTTCCGTCTCTACTCAGTATGTAAAACagctatatatatgtatatatttttttttacgtaTTTATGTAACAATTTTCTAAATATTCTTACATTTgatgttttggtgcctctaggggaattcagaaagctgattgaggatcGTATTACGGATTAATGTGTTAgttttgaattacatttattttatttttttatgcttagtaccatgtttttctttctgcttacATTCTGCATTtgtattttgatgtgtgtatttctgtcATTTCTGTCATTTCTGTCATTCAGtgttcatctgtaaaagagaccttggtctcagtatgactccttGGTCAAATAATGGTTAATAAAAACATATCATAAGGTCATGGATTTGGCTTAGTTGTATAGTTTTGATCAGTTATATTGCAACATGACTGCTTGTCAAGGTTTGTATGAATAAGGCAATAATAATTTCCAGCAATTATTATGCATTATTGTCCAACCCTTTTAGATTACAACTTTATTGTTAGAGGTTTTTTTTATTAAGTTATCATTAAGTATTTTCTTTCAAAAGCCCTAATTTCCCCTAAAGATATACCTTCCCATGTGGGCCCTCAATTGCCTTTCTTATTCTCAAATGATTCATATTGCCTTGTGCAATGTTGGCCTAGAGGTTTCAAGTcttattattttattaaaatcCTTATGACTCAAAGACAGATTATTGATTTTATGGTGTTTAATACGATTAACTCATCTACTGATTAGCTTCTCTCTCATTTTCATATTTgaaccaattaaaaaaaatagataATATTGGAAGCTATCATTGGAAGCTTGTTGTAAAAAATGATATCCAATGAAATGCAATGTAATGTGGTCACTGATTATCTCATTGGTCTAACCAGCCGACGGTCTTCCTATGTATTCGGGGCAGGGCTCTAAAGTGCGACCTATTTGCTTCTACTCCAACCAGGTCAAAATGATCTGACACACATTACCACCACAACAATTGTATATACCTGTAGTGGATCGCCTGGACAGCATTTTTCATTCATAAACCATGTCAGGGGAAGTTCTAAAACTACTCCCGCGTAGTTGACCATTTGTTTACACTTTGTTCAATCATGTCACCTCATTTTCTAGCTTGCTAACAACCTGGTTACTTTACCGACACATCTAAACATTTGGGGTCAcaaaaaaaagggggaaaaaggGATAGCTTCTTCAGGAGATCAATGATCATAGCAATAAATGAATGACAGATCTCTTGCATGTCGTCATCACAGGCCTGATGTTTAGAGAAAAAATGTGAttttacacaatgtagaaacctaatATTACACAAATGACTTTGTAAAATAACAGGTATTCGTATTAGCATTTTAGCTTTTATAATAAATGTATGTATTTACAGTGTTAGGCTACATGTCAGTTTCTACACGTGCTTCAAAAGTAGCTAGAATTCATACAGACCCAATATAGTATCTCAATCAATAAcgaaataaaacatgtattttctgTCGCTTCTAAATTTCATGTGACGTTCctaacttttttttcttttttttaattgggAGCACCAGTGCAGCCAATTAAAAACGTTAATTTTTAGCCCTGATTGGGGGTTGGCTAATCTTCAGACTTGAACAACTAATCCTCGTTTAAGGAATTATCCCTGCTGCGTTTGACTCTCTCCGAACATTCCCTGAGTGTGAAGGTCTGTCCGCATACAGCTGACTGCTCGTGGGGTAGTGCGCTGCAGAGGGAGTGTCGTGTGAGAGGCGACCATTGCCTCCTGGAATTTCACTCCTCAATATCCACTCAATTCCGATGGGAATCTATTTCCATCTGTCAACGCAATGGACCCGCATAGTCAATGGATTTCAATTTGCTGCTCTGACTTGACCGCCGTCGTCTAGAACGACTTCTCCGCAAGCGAGGAACGCCGTCCGCAAACGAGGAACGCCGTCTCTCCAGGCCGTAGCCTACGCCGCAAGAATGGGGACGGTGCTTTCCATATCTCCAGCATCTAAgaaggaggctattctggatgaCAGAAAAGAGGGTGACCACGTAATCAAAACGGGGAGCGTAAAGAACAATTCCATGTTTGTCCCAGTTCTCACATTGAAGAAACTGTTTACCACATCGACCAAGAAAAATAGTTGTAAGAAAGTCAACCCGAACGCCGCACTGGTGAACAACAGCCACGTAGACCAGCAAAATAATGAAAATAACAAGAAATCCCAGCAATCGAGTACGGATGGTAAGAAAGCACCACTAGCTGTACCAGTGCCGGCGGTTCCTACCCAAAGCCTTGAACCTAACCAGCCCCAGGTCCCCTCTGAGAATGAGAAGCTTTTGCCTGTCCAAACGCAACCTGGTAAAGTAGACCTCTCGCCGAGGCGAGTGATAATCCAGGCATCGACCGGGGAGCTGCTGCGCTGTCTTGGCGAATTTGTGTGCAGGAGATGCTGTAAAGTCAAGCTCACCTACAATGAGGTCATCCTATGGTTCCGAAATGTCGACCGAACCCTTCTCCTCCAAGGCTGGCAGGACCAGGGATTCATTACACCCGCTAACTTAGTCTTCGTCTACCTGCTCTGTAAGGAATCGATACCCGATGATATCGACAGCGCATCTGAACTCCACGGTATCTTCctgctctgtctctatctatcctactcgtACATGGGTTGCGAGATATCCTACCCTCTGAAACCATTCATGATTATGGAAAATGAGGATCATTTCTGGGATTGTTCTATGAGCATCATCGATAACACGAGTGCCAAAATGTTGCAGTTAAATGCAGACCCGCACTTTTTCACGGAGGTGTTTCAAGAGCTAAAAGATGAAGGCGATTCGAGGGACAAAGACTTGGACCGTTAAATCAAAAGGAGAGCTCCGATGTATGTTTCACAAAACCCCCTGAAATAGTGGTTTGAATGTAATATTCAACAGTTTAAGGCCTATGCCTACGAGATTGGATTCTCCTAATCTAAAGTGAATATACATTTCTAAGACATTCGTGTTGACTTGTACCAGTGAGTGTTAAAACTAATTGTATTGCGTAACCACGGATCAGTATATGCATGTTGTATTCTAAATGTAGGCCAGTCTTCTTTTGTACACTTCTGCGAATGCTGTAGGATAGTCACAGGGACTCCGTGGATCAATGGAATGTCTGCAAATACATA includes these proteins:
- the cdk5r2b gene encoding cyclin-dependent kinase 5 activator 2b; amino-acid sequence: MGTVLSISPASKKEAILDDRKEGDHVIKTGSVKNNSMFVPVLTLKKLFTTSTKKNSCKKVNPNAALVNNSHVDQQNNENNKKSQQSSTDGKKAPLAVPVPAVPTQSLEPNQPQVPSENEKLLPVQTQPGKVDLSPRRVIIQASTGELLRCLGEFVCRRCCKVKLTYNEVILWFRNVDRTLLLQGWQDQGFITPANLVFVYLLCKESIPDDIDSASELHGIFLLCLYLSYSYMGCEISYPLKPFMIMENEDHFWDCSMSIIDNTSAKMLQLNADPHFFTEVFQELKDEGDSRDKDLDR